AAATACCACATGAAGAACCACATTTCTGACCTGCAAAGTCATCCATGAAGTATCAAAAAAGTTAATGAAATACAAGGTAAATTTCTTTGTTAGATACAGATAAGAAAACAAGTTAAGGATACCTTTATCACCTCACTGGTAGTCCTCAAACCTCAACTCCTCCTGGCTTTTATCTTTATAAGTCTGCATTCCACAAATGGATTGAATTTTTGCACCATCAGGTATTGTGCAATCTATATCTGGAGTTGCAATGTATGATGCTGTTCTGCTTCTTTTCTGATTAATACCAAATGCGGACTTTACAAAACCAGAGCTCTTGAGCAAAGGTGCTGTACTTTCTTTTCCTAGTTTGCAAATTTGATCTAAAGATTAAACACTTAGGatatccaaaaatatgaagtagGAATTAAATAGTACTTGGTACTAATATTTAACAAAAGACCAACATGGATTTCAAATCAATGTAGAGCATATGGCAATGCACATTGAACGGACATAAAGTAAAGTAAACCTTTGCTCCCTGATATGGATACTGCTGGTTGGCCGAAGGAATAGGAATCAAATCTTGGGGTGGCAGAGTGTGAGTTGCTTGGAACACCAAATGCAGGAGCTCTTGGATATCCAAGAATGGAGGAGTCTGAGACATTGGCATCCCTCATCAGAGATTCCTTGGCCACGCTGTTAACGTCATATTTCTTTCCAAATGTTTGTAAAGTGGATGAGCCCGGAGATATGCTTTGTGTTCGACTAGATGTAGCATTCATTGCTGCATTAAAGGCTAATGTCCCTGCAGTTAGGTAAACAGATTGCATTTATTTGCTAATCACTAATTAAAGACAACTATACAAGGCATCAATAGTTGGCACAAGAAATCCCACTGAGATATTGCAGTTATTACCGACATTTATGGAGAAAAGTAC
The sequence above is a segment of the Solanum dulcamara chromosome 11, daSolDulc1.2, whole genome shotgun sequence genome. Coding sequences within it:
- the LOC129874894 gene encoding nuclear pore complex protein NUP98A-like isoform X2; protein product: MQTYQDKSHDELRFEDYQLGAKGNESTTLLLKSSGFGKSAFGINHEGSRTTSYIATPEIDSTRPGGANIQSICGMQTYQDKSHDELRFEDYQLGDKGTLAFNAAMNATSSRTQSISPGSSTLQTFGKKYDVNSVAKESLMRDANVSDSSILGYPRAPAFGVPSNSHSATPRFDSYSFGQPAVSISGSKGKESTAPLLKSSGFVKSAFGINQKRSRTASYIATPDIDCTIPDGAKIQSICGMQTYKDKSQEELRFEDYQSEMWFFMWYFRYTGIWYHRQHTAFHITSI